In one window of Macrotis lagotis isolate mMagLag1 chromosome 5, bilby.v1.9.chrom.fasta, whole genome shotgun sequence DNA:
- the LOC141488590 gene encoding uncharacterized protein LOC141488590 isoform X1 has translation MPTGRTLLWALWLILGAWAVRARVLVRSQPGGSGGDPAPPGILSLVWPKTVKRADPGWVGKTIHLEEGNKPAPPAQRPAVPGLRARGGQGGRELDREKPQKEDQENDDEDPEPKDGAARTREGARTEERPEEPGREMEQEQNRERGATGEEDGARGPGGPGEAPQQLQAPGGQRPGPGEEGPRPEEDEDEDQGQGQDQDQDQDQDEEAEDLEQTQSPGQEVEQIKVEAQEEDEEEEEEEEEDEEEEDEDEEDEEEEGQQLQEQEDDEEEEEEEGKEEEEEEKKDIQGQEQKLGQKQAQEQLLMQQLQEILKKKQQIQEQQQQQQKPQEQQQEEPQEPQQIQEQQQTQQQQQEPQEPQQIQQQQQTQQQQQQQEPQQTQQQQQEEKHPQQIQEQQQEPQEPQQTQEQQQKPQEPQQIQEQQQKPQEPQQIQQQEPQQIQEQQQKPQEPQQIQQQEPQQIQEQQQKSQEPQQIQQQQQQQQQQQQQQQQQQQPQEPQQIQQQEPQQIQEQQQQPQEPQQIQQQQQQEPQQIQEQQQEPQQIQQQQQEPQEPQQIQQQQQEPQQIQEQQQQPQEPQQIQQQQEEPQQTQQQQQEPQQIQEQQQKPQEPQQIQQQQQQEPQHTQQQQQEPQQIQQQQQEPQQIQEQQQPQEPQQIQEQQQKLQEPQQSQQQQQQPQEPQQIQQQQQEPQQIQEQQQKPQEPQQSQQQQPQEPQQIQQQQQPQEPQQIQQQQQQPQEPLQIQQQHQQPQEPQQIQQQQQEPQEPQQIQQQQQEPQQIQEQQQKPQEPQQSQQQQPQEPQQSQQQQQQQEPQEPQQIQEQQQPQEPQQIQQKQQKPQQIQQQQQEPLQIQQQQQQPQQIQEQQQEEPQEPQQIQQQPQQIQEQQQEEPPQDPQQIQQQPQQIQEQQQEEPQEPQQIQQQQQQQLQIQQQQIQQQQQEPQQTQQQQQQQPQQIQQQQQQQQEPQQTQQQHPEEKHPQQIQEQQQQQQQEEEKHPQQIQEQQQEEPQEPQQIQEQEHIQVRMQEHLRQEQTKTQEQVRVLVQAPLPKHKRLPSEMTRMGLGPRPKSKISGFFPTFGLRASEPQLPPLEQEFSNKGPAPPSEMHLVMLTWGPWECHCPTGTMSRVRGGKLLNSPEHPQSRAQNRLETQRQPCTYARCHCNQEKKECPLDHIPCLSASGACNYHASLAPVAGSEDPINETAFWKQVREGLEEVWIGLQALVTKEKRIKRNQR, from the exons ATGCCCACCGGCCGCACGCTGCTCTGGGCCCTGTGGCTGATCCTGGGGGCCTGGGCGGTGAGAGCCCGGGTGCTGGTCCGGAGCCAGCCCGGGGGCAGCGGAGGGGACCCCGCCCCGCCAGGAATCCTGAGCCTGGTCTGGCCCAAGACCGTGAAAAGGGCCGACCCCGGGTGGGTCGGGAAAACGATCCATCTAGAGGAAGGAAACAAGCCGGCCCCCCCCGCCCAGCGCCCCGCGGTCCCAGGGCTCCGGGCCCGGGGAGGACAGGGCGGCCGGGAGCTGGACCGGGAGAAGCCGCAGAAGGAAGACCAGGAAAACGACGACGAGGACCCGGAGCCGAAGGACGGGGCAGCCCGCACCCGAGAAGGGGCCCGGACGGAGGAGCGCCCCGAAGAGCCAGGGCGGGAGATGGAGCAGGAGCAGAACCGGGAGCGGGGGGCGACCGGGGAGGAAgacggggcccggggcccgggagGACCGGGAGAGGCGCCGCAGCAGCTGCAGGCCCCTGGGGGGCAAAGGCCGGGACCGGGAGAAGAGGGCCCAAGGCCCGAGGAGGACGAGGACGAGgaccagggccagggccaggacCAGGACCAGGACCAGGACCAGGACGAGGAGGCTGAAGACTTAGAGCAAACGCAGAGCCCTGGCCAAGAGGTGGAGCAGATTAAGGTGGAGGCGcaggaggaggacgaggaggaggaggaggaggaggaggaggacgaggaggaggaagatgaggacgaggaggacgaggaggaggaggggcagcAGCTGCAGGAACAGGAGGacgacgaggaggaggaggaggaggaagggaaagaggaggaggaggaagagaagaaagacattCAGGGACAAGAGCAGAAACTGGGACAGAAGCAGGCTCAGGAGCAGCTGCTAATGCAGCAGCTTCAAGAGATTTTGAAGAAAAAGCAGCAGAtccaggagcagcagcagcagcagcagaagccgcaggagcagcagcaggagGAGCCACAAGAGCCACAGCAGATCCAGGAGCAGCAGCAgacccagcagcagcagcaggagccaCAGGAGCCACAGCAGatccagcagcagcagcagacacagcagcagcagcagcagcaggagccaCAGCAaacccagcagcagcagcaggaggagaAGCATCCACAGCAGATCcaggagcagcagcaggagcCACAGGAGCCACAGCAGACCCAGGAGCAGCAGCAGAAGCCACAGGAGCCACAGCAGATCCAGGAGCAGCAGCAGAAGCCACAGGAGCCACAGCAGATCCAGCAGCAGGAGCCACAGCAGATCCAGGAGCAGCAGCAGAAGCCACAGGAGCCACAGCAGATCCAGCAGCAGGAGCCACAGCAGATCCAGGAGCAGCAGCAGAAGTCACAGGAGCCACAGCAGatccagcagcagcagcagcagcagcagcagcagcagcagcagcagcagcagcagcagcagccacagGAGCCACAGCAGATCCAGCAGCAGGAGCCACAGCAGAtccaggagcagcagcagcagccacagGAGCCACAGCAAatacagcagcagcagcagcaggagccaCAGCAGATCCAGGAGCAGCAACAGGAGCCACAGCAGatccagcagcagcagcaggagccaCAGGAGCCACAGCAAatacagcagcagcagcaggagccaCAGCAGAtccaggagcagcagcagcagccacagGAGCCACAGCAGATccagcagcagcaggaggagcCACAGCAaacccagcagcagcagcaggagccaCAGCAGATCCAGGAGCAGCAGCAGAAGCCACAGGAGCCACAGCAGatccagcagcagcagcagcaggagccaCAGCAcacccagcagcagcagcaggagccaCAGCAGatccagcagcagcagcaggagccaCAGCAGATCCAGGAACAGCAGCAGCCACAGGAGCCACAGCAGATCCAGGAGCAGCAGCAGAAGCTACAGGAGCCACAGCAGAgccagcaacagcagcagcagccacaGGAGCCACAGCAGatccagcagcagcagcaggagccaCAGCAGATCCAGGAGCAGCAGCAGAAGCCACAGGAGCCACAGCAGAGCCAGCAGCAGCAGCCACAGGAGCCACAGCAGatccagcagcagcagcagccacagGAGCCACAGCAGatccagcagcagcagcagcagccacagGAGCCACTGCAGATCCAGCAGCAGCATCAGCAGCCACAGGAGCCACAGCAGatccagcagcagcagcaggagccaCAGGAGCCACAGCAGatccagcagcagcagcaggagccaCAGCAGATCCAGGAGCAGCAGCAGAAGCCACAGGAGCCACAGCAGAGCCAGCAGCAGCAGCCACAGGAGCCACAGCAgagccagcagcagcagcagcagcaggagccaCAGGAGCCACAGCAGATCCAGGAACAGCAGCAGCCACAGGAGCCACAGCAGATCCAGCAGAAGCAGCAGAAGCCACAGCAGatccagcagcagcagcaggagccaCTGCAGatccagcagcagcagcagcagccacagCAGATCCAGGAACAACAGCAGGAGGAGCCACAGGAGCCACAGCAGATCCAGCAGCAGCCACAGCAGATCCAGGAACAACAGCAGGAGGAGCCGCCACAGGACCCACAGCAGATCCAGCAGCAGCCACAGCAGATCCAGGAACAACAGCAGGAGGAGCCACAGGAGCCACAGCAGatccagcagcagcagcagcagcagctgcagaTCCAACAGCAGCAGATccaacagcagcagcaggagcCACAGCAgacccagcagcagcagcagcagcagccacagcagatccagcagcagcagcagcagcagcaggagccaCAGCAGACCCAGCAGCAGCATCCAGAGGAGAAGCATCCACAGCAGAtccaggagcagcagcagcagcagcagcaggaggaggagaAGCATCCACAGCAGATCCAGGAGCAACAGCAGGAGGAGCCACAGGAGCCACAGCAGATACAGGAGCAGGAGCACATTCAGGTGCGAATGCAAGAACACTTGCGGCAGGAGCAGACAAAAACACAGGAGCAGGTGCGGGTGCTGGTGCAAGCACCATTGCCAAAGCACAAGCGGTTGCCCTCTGAGATGACAAGGATGGGTCTGGGTCCTAGGCCTAAGAGTAAGATTTCAGGGTTTTTCCCCACCTTTGGGCTCAGGGCCTCAGAACCGCAGCTGCCACCACTTGAACAAGAGTTTTCTAACAAAGGTCCAGCCCCTCCATCAGAGATGCACTTGGTGATGCTAACTTGGGGCCCATGGGAATGTCATTGCCCCACGGGTACCATGAGCCGAGTTCGGGGAGGAAAGTTGTTGAATTCCCCTGAGCATCCTCAGTCTAGGGCCCAGAACCGCCTAGAGACCCAGCGCCAACCCTGCACTTATGCCCGCTGCCATTGTAACcaggagaaaaaagaatgtcCTTTAGATCACATCCCTTGCCTCTCTGCCTCTGGTGCCTGTAACTACCATGCTTCCCTGGCCCCAGTGGCAGGTTCAGAAGACCCCATCAATGAAACAGCCTTTTGGAAGCAAGTCCGAGAGGGTCTGGAAGAAGTTTGGATTGGACTCCAGGCCCTGGTGACTAAGGAAAAAAGG ATTAAGAGAAACCAGAGGTGA
- the LOC141488590 gene encoding uncharacterized protein LOC141488590 isoform X2 produces MPTGRTLLWALWLILGAWAVRARVLVRSQPGGSGGDPAPPGILSLVWPKTVKRADPGWVGKTIHLEEGNKPAPPAQRPAVPGLRARGGQGGRELDREKPQKEDQENDDEDPEPKDGAARTREGARTEERPEEPGREMEQEQNRERGATGEEDGARGPGGPGEAPQQLQAPGGQRPGPGEEGPRPEEDEDEDQGQGQDQDQDQDQDEEAEDLEQTQSPGQEVEQIKVEAQEEDEEEEEEEEEDEEEEDEDEEDEEEEGQQLQEQEDDEEEEEEEGKEEEEEEKKDIQGQEQKLGQKQAQEQLLMQQLQEILKKKQQIQEQQQQQQKPQEQQQEEPQEPQQIQEQQQTQQQQQEPQEPQQIQQQQQTQQQQQQQEPQQTQQQQQEEKHPQQIQEQQQEPQEPQQTQEQQQKPQEPQQIQEQQQKPQEPQQIQQQEPQQIQEQQQKPQEPQQIQQQEPQQIQEQQQKSQEPQQIQQQQQQQQQQQQQQQQQQQPQEPQQIQQQEPQQIQEQQQQPQEPQQIQQQQQQEPQQIQEQQQEPQQIQQQQQEPQEPQQIQQQQQEPQQIQEQQQQPQEPQQIQQQQEEPQQTQQQQQEPQQIQEQQQKPQEPQQIQQQQQQEPQHTQQQQQEPQQIQQQQQEPQQIQEQQQPQEPQQIQEQQQKLQEPQQSQQQQQQPQEPQQIQQQQQEPQQIQEQQQKPQEPQQSQQQQPQEPQQIQQQQQPQEPQQIQQQQQQPQEPLQIQQQHQQPQEPQQIQQQQQEPQEPQQIQQQQQEPQQIQEQQQKPQEPQQSQQQQPQEPQQSQQQQQQQEPQEPQQIQEQQQPQEPQQIQQKQQKPQQIQQQQQEPLQIQQQQQQPQQIQEQQQEEPQEPQQIQQQPQQIQEQQQEEPPQDPQQIQQQPQQIQEQQQEEPQEPQQIQQQQQQQLQIQQQQIQQQQQEPQQTQQQQQQQPQQIQQQQQQQQEPQQTQQQHPEEKHPQQIQEQQQQQQQEEEKHPQQIQEQQQEEPQEPQQIQEQEHIQWQVQKTPSMKQPFGSKSERVWKKFGLDSRPW; encoded by the exons ATGCCCACCGGCCGCACGCTGCTCTGGGCCCTGTGGCTGATCCTGGGGGCCTGGGCGGTGAGAGCCCGGGTGCTGGTCCGGAGCCAGCCCGGGGGCAGCGGAGGGGACCCCGCCCCGCCAGGAATCCTGAGCCTGGTCTGGCCCAAGACCGTGAAAAGGGCCGACCCCGGGTGGGTCGGGAAAACGATCCATCTAGAGGAAGGAAACAAGCCGGCCCCCCCCGCCCAGCGCCCCGCGGTCCCAGGGCTCCGGGCCCGGGGAGGACAGGGCGGCCGGGAGCTGGACCGGGAGAAGCCGCAGAAGGAAGACCAGGAAAACGACGACGAGGACCCGGAGCCGAAGGACGGGGCAGCCCGCACCCGAGAAGGGGCCCGGACGGAGGAGCGCCCCGAAGAGCCAGGGCGGGAGATGGAGCAGGAGCAGAACCGGGAGCGGGGGGCGACCGGGGAGGAAgacggggcccggggcccgggagGACCGGGAGAGGCGCCGCAGCAGCTGCAGGCCCCTGGGGGGCAAAGGCCGGGACCGGGAGAAGAGGGCCCAAGGCCCGAGGAGGACGAGGACGAGgaccagggccagggccaggacCAGGACCAGGACCAGGACCAGGACGAGGAGGCTGAAGACTTAGAGCAAACGCAGAGCCCTGGCCAAGAGGTGGAGCAGATTAAGGTGGAGGCGcaggaggaggacgaggaggaggaggaggaggaggaggaggacgaggaggaggaagatgaggacgaggaggacgaggaggaggaggggcagcAGCTGCAGGAACAGGAGGacgacgaggaggaggaggaggaggaagggaaagaggaggaggaggaagagaagaaagacattCAGGGACAAGAGCAGAAACTGGGACAGAAGCAGGCTCAGGAGCAGCTGCTAATGCAGCAGCTTCAAGAGATTTTGAAGAAAAAGCAGCAGAtccaggagcagcagcagcagcagcagaagccgcaggagcagcagcaggagGAGCCACAAGAGCCACAGCAGATCCAGGAGCAGCAGCAgacccagcagcagcagcaggagccaCAGGAGCCACAGCAGatccagcagcagcagcagacacagcagcagcagcagcagcaggagccaCAGCAaacccagcagcagcagcaggaggagaAGCATCCACAGCAGATCcaggagcagcagcaggagcCACAGGAGCCACAGCAGACCCAGGAGCAGCAGCAGAAGCCACAGGAGCCACAGCAGATCCAGGAGCAGCAGCAGAAGCCACAGGAGCCACAGCAGATCCAGCAGCAGGAGCCACAGCAGATCCAGGAGCAGCAGCAGAAGCCACAGGAGCCACAGCAGATCCAGCAGCAGGAGCCACAGCAGATCCAGGAGCAGCAGCAGAAGTCACAGGAGCCACAGCAGatccagcagcagcagcagcagcagcagcagcagcagcagcagcagcagcagcagcagcagccacagGAGCCACAGCAGATCCAGCAGCAGGAGCCACAGCAGAtccaggagcagcagcagcagccacagGAGCCACAGCAAatacagcagcagcagcagcaggagccaCAGCAGATCCAGGAGCAGCAACAGGAGCCACAGCAGatccagcagcagcagcaggagccaCAGGAGCCACAGCAAatacagcagcagcagcaggagccaCAGCAGAtccaggagcagcagcagcagccacagGAGCCACAGCAGATccagcagcagcaggaggagcCACAGCAaacccagcagcagcagcaggagccaCAGCAGATCCAGGAGCAGCAGCAGAAGCCACAGGAGCCACAGCAGatccagcagcagcagcagcaggagccaCAGCAcacccagcagcagcagcaggagccaCAGCAGatccagcagcagcagcaggagccaCAGCAGATCCAGGAACAGCAGCAGCCACAGGAGCCACAGCAGATCCAGGAGCAGCAGCAGAAGCTACAGGAGCCACAGCAGAgccagcaacagcagcagcagccacaGGAGCCACAGCAGatccagcagcagcagcaggagccaCAGCAGATCCAGGAGCAGCAGCAGAAGCCACAGGAGCCACAGCAGAGCCAGCAGCAGCAGCCACAGGAGCCACAGCAGatccagcagcagcagcagccacagGAGCCACAGCAGatccagcagcagcagcagcagccacagGAGCCACTGCAGATCCAGCAGCAGCATCAGCAGCCACAGGAGCCACAGCAGatccagcagcagcagcaggagccaCAGGAGCCACAGCAGatccagcagcagcagcaggagccaCAGCAGATCCAGGAGCAGCAGCAGAAGCCACAGGAGCCACAGCAGAGCCAGCAGCAGCAGCCACAGGAGCCACAGCAgagccagcagcagcagcagcagcaggagccaCAGGAGCCACAGCAGATCCAGGAACAGCAGCAGCCACAGGAGCCACAGCAGATCCAGCAGAAGCAGCAGAAGCCACAGCAGatccagcagcagcagcaggagccaCTGCAGatccagcagcagcagcagcagccacagCAGATCCAGGAACAACAGCAGGAGGAGCCACAGGAGCCACAGCAGATCCAGCAGCAGCCACAGCAGATCCAGGAACAACAGCAGGAGGAGCCGCCACAGGACCCACAGCAGATCCAGCAGCAGCCACAGCAGATCCAGGAACAACAGCAGGAGGAGCCACAGGAGCCACAGCAGatccagcagcagcagcagcagcagctgcagaTCCAACAGCAGCAGATccaacagcagcagcaggagcCACAGCAgacccagcagcagcagcagcagcagccacagcagatccagcagcagcagcagcagcagcaggagccaCAGCAGACCCAGCAGCAGCATCCAGAGGAGAAGCATCCACAGCAGAtccaggagcagcagcagcagcagcagcaggaggaggagaAGCATCCACAGCAGATCCAGGAGCAACAGCAGGAGGAGCCACAGGAGCCACAGCAGATACAGGAGCAGGAGCACATTCAG TGGCAGGTTCAGAAGACCCCATCAATGAAACAGCCTTTTGGAAGCAAGTCCGAGAGGGTCTGGAAGAAGTTTGGATTGGACTCCAGGCCCTGGTGA